In a single window of the Pseudoxanthomonas sp. F37 genome:
- a CDS encoding FAD-dependent oxidoreductase — MDLKSGYPFWAVSNGLMQAFPRLESDHRCDVAVLGGGITGALIADELAGHGFDVAILEQRDVGWGSTAASTALLQYEIDTHLVDLAERRGEADAALAYRACADAIDQLHALASAWRDVGFARNDSLYYASRRRDVRALEREHAARRKHGLEVELLSSDRIRADYGFDAPAALLSRQAARVDPYRLTHRLLQRLRKRGASIFDRTRVARIAATSRGASLHTDTGFTVRARHVVVAAGYASQHWLKRPVARNRSSYALITDPMPEAQLGFLGDTLLWETARPYLYARSTSDRRLLLGGEDDAVDVPARRDARVQKKARTLLKRLHALFPALQVTPAFSWAGTFAETEDGLPFFGPHPQWGPHVHFAMAYGGNGITYSMLGAGLLRARIERRAHPLWPLFSFQRLER; from the coding sequence ATGGATCTGAAGAGCGGGTATCCCTTCTGGGCGGTCAGCAACGGCCTGATGCAGGCCTTTCCGCGCCTGGAATCGGACCATCGATGCGACGTGGCCGTGCTGGGTGGCGGCATCACCGGCGCGCTGATCGCCGATGAACTGGCCGGCCACGGTTTCGACGTGGCGATACTCGAACAGCGCGACGTGGGCTGGGGCAGCACGGCCGCCAGCACGGCGCTGCTGCAATACGAGATCGACACCCATCTGGTCGATCTGGCCGAGCGCCGCGGCGAAGCCGATGCCGCCCTGGCCTACCGCGCCTGCGCCGATGCCATCGACCAGCTGCATGCGCTCGCCTCGGCGTGGCGCGACGTGGGTTTCGCGCGCAACGACAGCCTGTACTACGCCAGCCGCCGCCGCGACGTGCGCGCGCTGGAGCGGGAACATGCCGCGCGCCGGAAGCACGGGCTGGAGGTGGAACTGCTGTCGTCCGATCGCATACGCGCGGACTACGGCTTCGACGCACCTGCCGCCCTGCTCAGCCGGCAGGCGGCGCGCGTGGACCCGTACCGCCTGACCCATCGCCTGCTGCAGCGCCTGCGGAAACGGGGCGCATCGATCTTCGACCGTACGCGGGTGGCCCGGATCGCCGCCACTTCGCGCGGGGCGAGCCTGCATACCGACACCGGCTTCACTGTCCGCGCGCGGCATGTGGTCGTCGCCGCGGGCTATGCCAGCCAGCACTGGCTGAAACGACCGGTGGCGCGCAACCGCAGCAGCTACGCCCTGATCACCGATCCCATGCCGGAAGCGCAACTGGGCTTCCTGGGCGACACCCTGTTATGGGAAACCGCACGCCCGTATCTGTATGCGCGCAGCACCTCCGACCGCCGCCTGCTGCTGGGCGGCGAGGATGATGCCGTCGACGTGCCCGCCCGCCGCGACGCACGCGTGCAGAAGAAGGCGCGCACCCTCCTGAAGCGGCTGCATGCGCTCTTTCCCGCCCTGCAGGTGACGCCGGCGTTCTCCTGGGCCGGCACCTTCGCCGAAACCGAAGACGGCCTGCCGTTCTTCGGCCCGCACCCCCAATGGGGCCCGCATGTGCATTTCGCGATGGCCTACGGTGGCAACGGCATCACCTACAGCATGCTCGGCGCCGGCCTGCTGCGCGCGCGCATCGAACGGCGTGCGCATCCGCTGTGGCCGCTGTTCTCGTTCCAGCGCCTGGAGCGCTGA
- a CDS encoding TetR/AcrR family transcriptional regulator: MSTTTDHLENVFSDTARSPLRPRPQVDLCRRGEIRAEKFLDAATEVFAEKGYQHARLSEIVARAGGSLATLYRIFGDKEGLASAILERRLDMHIHLLSDLNLTELPPEQALRRVAIRMAQVMARTDSQVVYRIVIGEGQSFPALRDWFLDHAVASIRATLTAYFEQQVAAGRMRLASPQAAAQQFYMSLFGDQIFRLAAGSHHLPDVDTLEAQALASVELFLQGALPR; this comes from the coding sequence GTGAGCACAACCACCGATCATCTGGAAAACGTTTTCAGCGACACTGCCCGCTCGCCGCTGCGACCGCGACCACAGGTGGATCTGTGCAGGCGCGGCGAGATCCGCGCGGAGAAGTTCCTCGACGCCGCCACCGAGGTGTTCGCCGAGAAGGGCTACCAGCACGCGCGGCTGAGCGAGATCGTCGCGCGCGCCGGTGGATCGCTGGCCACGCTGTACCGCATCTTCGGCGACAAGGAGGGCCTGGCCAGCGCCATCCTCGAACGCCGGCTGGACATGCACATCCACCTGCTCAGCGACCTCAACCTGACCGAACTGCCCCCCGAGCAGGCCCTGCGCAGGGTGGCGATCCGCATGGCGCAGGTCATGGCGCGCACCGATTCGCAGGTGGTGTACCGCATCGTGATCGGCGAGGGGCAATCGTTCCCCGCGCTGCGCGACTGGTTCCTGGACCATGCGGTGGCCTCCATCCGCGCCACGCTGACCGCCTATTTCGAGCAGCAGGTGGCCGCCGGCCGCATGCGGCTGGCCTCGCCCCAGGCCGCCGCACAGCAGTTCTACATGAGCCTGTTCGGCGACCAGATCTTCCGCCTGGCCGCGGGCAGCCACCACCTGCCCGACGTGGACACGCTGGAAGCCCAGGCCTTGGCTTCGGTGGAACTGTTCCTGCAGGGCGCCCTTCCGCGCTGA
- a CDS encoding GFA family protein: protein MLKTYTGSCHCGAVRFQADIDLAQPTYRCNCSVCRRNRFWPAIVPPQHFRLLAGEDALTEYRFNTRRNAHYFCRTCGVRPFGVGNDVPDGQRIYGVNLGCLEDVSPEELAAAPITYVDGAHDRWDHPPAITRYL from the coding sequence ATGCTGAAGACCTATACCGGCAGCTGCCATTGCGGTGCGGTGCGATTCCAGGCGGACATCGACCTGGCCCAGCCCACCTACCGCTGCAACTGCTCGGTCTGCCGGCGCAACCGGTTCTGGCCGGCCATCGTGCCCCCGCAACACTTCCGCCTGCTGGCCGGCGAAGACGCGCTGACCGAGTACCGCTTCAACACGCGGCGCAACGCGCACTATTTCTGCCGGACCTGCGGCGTGCGCCCGTTCGGCGTGGGCAACGACGTGCCCGACGGGCAGCGCATCTACGGGGTGAACCTGGGCTGCCTGGAGGACGTCTCGCCCGAGGAACTGGCGGCCGCGCCGATCACCTACGTGGACGGCGCGCACGACCGCTGGGACCACCCACCGGCGATCACGCGCTACCTCTGA
- a CDS encoding HD-GYP domain-containing protein, giving the protein MLKTLDVAELRPGMHVQRLLGPWMQHPFWRTSFVLDQARLAQLQDSGVQQVVVDLARSRLDDGPAVEAASPEAPAWSHASDVAAAEGERRRIALPDGRPDFAAELARARRICGEARDAVEAMFREARLGRGVDAGQALPLIDEITGSVDRHPTALVSVARLKDADSYTYLHSVAVSALMVMLGREVGLSGAQLREAALGGLLHDMGKAAMPLEVLNKPGRLTDEEFDVIRQHPVHGERLLREGGITQEGVLHITRHHHERVDGTGYPDRLPGSALPVLTRMGAICDVYDAITSNRPYKAGWDPGESLRRMAGWQGHFDTELLKAFVRGLGIYPVGTLVRLSSDRLAVVVEQNPGTLLAPRVRVFYSAKSRTQLLQVDIDLAASEGRERILGIESPEKWGFRQLEKLWLP; this is encoded by the coding sequence ATGCTGAAAACCCTCGATGTGGCGGAGCTCCGGCCCGGCATGCACGTGCAGCGGCTGCTGGGGCCCTGGATGCAGCATCCGTTCTGGCGCACCTCCTTCGTCCTGGACCAGGCGCGGCTGGCGCAGTTGCAGGACAGCGGCGTGCAGCAGGTCGTGGTGGACCTGGCGCGCAGCCGGCTGGATGACGGGCCCGCTGTCGAAGCCGCCTCGCCGGAGGCACCGGCGTGGTCGCACGCCAGCGACGTTGCCGCCGCCGAGGGCGAGCGTCGCCGCATCGCGCTGCCCGACGGCCGGCCCGACTTCGCCGCCGAACTGGCGCGCGCCCGTCGCATCTGCGGCGAGGCCCGCGATGCCGTGGAGGCCATGTTCCGCGAGGCGAGGCTGGGGCGTGGCGTCGATGCCGGCCAGGCGCTGCCTCTGATAGACGAGATCACCGGTTCGGTCGACCGCCACCCCACCGCGCTGGTCAGCGTGGCGCGCCTGAAGGACGCCGACAGCTACACCTATCTGCACTCGGTGGCGGTGAGCGCGCTGATGGTGATGCTGGGTCGCGAGGTCGGCCTGTCCGGCGCGCAGCTGCGCGAGGCCGCACTGGGCGGCCTGCTGCACGACATGGGCAAGGCCGCCATGCCGCTGGAGGTGTTGAACAAGCCCGGCAGGCTGACCGACGAGGAGTTCGACGTCATCCGCCAGCACCCCGTGCACGGCGAGCGCCTGCTGCGCGAGGGCGGCATCACCCAGGAGGGCGTGCTGCACATCACCCGCCACCACCACGAGCGCGTGGACGGCACCGGCTATCCCGACCGGCTGCCGGGCAGCGCCCTGCCGGTGCTCACCCGCATGGGCGCGATCTGCGATGTCTACGACGCCATCACCTCCAACCGCCCGTACAAGGCCGGCTGGGACCCGGGCGAATCCCTGCGCCGCATGGCCGGCTGGCAGGGCCATTTCGACACCGAGCTGCTGAAGGCCTTCGTGCGCGGCCTGGGCATCTACCCGGTGGGCACCCTGGTCCGCCTGTCCAGCGACCGCCTGGCGGTGGTGGTGGAACAGAACCCCGGCACGCTGCTGGCCCCCCGCGTGCGCGTGTTCTACTCGGCCAAATCGCGTACGCAACTGCTGCAGGTCGACATCGACCTGGCCGCCAGCGAGGGCAGGGAGCGCATCCTCGGCATCGAGTCGCCGGAGAAGTGGGGTTTCCGCCAGTTGGAGAAACTCTGGCTGCCCTGA
- a CDS encoding transporter: MKFRKFGLAAALSATTLCQAQAAENGNTQYSPGSPQFYAASMPPYPGLYFLSQTNYFTADRTNDSNGDKVPIDFEVKALAETLRFLYVSDTRIGSAQVWGQLVVPVVHVDTSLPFGEDTALGLADITTSVGLAWHPDRKNSFVVGLDVALPTGKYEVSDIANIGTHHWSVQPTVGYHYSDPQGLEVATTARLIFNSKNTETDYTSGTEFVLDYAVGWNVDKWRIGAVGYYLEQLEDDDGTAVAADGHRGKGFAIGPSLTYSVNPGMQFSASWQHDVFSENRAQGDAVWVNFATKF, translated from the coding sequence ATGAAATTCAGAAAGTTCGGGCTTGCCGCTGCGCTATCGGCAACAACGCTCTGTCAGGCGCAGGCCGCCGAGAACGGCAACACGCAGTATTCGCCGGGTTCACCGCAATTCTACGCGGCGAGCATGCCACCCTACCCTGGTCTCTATTTTCTTTCCCAGACTAACTATTTCACCGCCGACCGGACCAACGACTCGAACGGCGACAAGGTGCCGATCGACTTCGAGGTCAAGGCGCTGGCGGAAACCTTGCGCTTCCTCTACGTCAGCGACACCAGAATCGGCAGCGCCCAGGTATGGGGGCAGCTCGTCGTTCCGGTCGTCCATGTCGACACGTCGCTGCCATTCGGCGAGGACACCGCGCTCGGCCTCGCCGACATCACCACCTCCGTGGGACTGGCCTGGCACCCGGATCGCAAGAATTCGTTCGTGGTGGGTCTGGACGTGGCATTGCCCACCGGCAAGTACGAGGTCTCCGACATCGCCAATATCGGCACCCACCACTGGTCCGTTCAGCCGACCGTCGGCTACCACTATTCGGATCCGCAGGGTCTCGAGGTCGCCACCACGGCACGCCTGATCTTCAACTCGAAAAACACCGAAACCGACTACACCTCCGGTACGGAATTCGTGCTGGATTATGCGGTGGGCTGGAACGTCGACAAGTGGCGCATCGGCGCCGTGGGCTACTATCTCGAGCAGTTGGAGGACGACGACGGCACGGCGGTTGCGGCCGACGGGCACCGCGGCAAAGGTTTTGCCATCGGTCCGTCGCTGACCTATTCCGTCAATCCGGGCATGCAGTTCAGTGCGTCGTGGCAGCACGACGTTTTTTCGGAGAACCGGGCCCAAGGTGACGCGGTCTGGGTCAACTTCGCCACCAAGTTCTAG
- a CDS encoding LysR family transcriptional regulator codes for MRFKNLDLNLLAALDTLIRVRNVSRAAEQMFITQSAMSNALGRLRDYFDDPLLIQVGRSMELSPLAASLEQPVRDIIVRIEAAVVSTPSFAPEDSSRSFSFIVSDYTVLTIMPAFLQRLQERAPGIQIEFKPQQNYPHLLLERGEADLLIAPTLFCSTHHPMETLLEDRLCCVVDADGPFSTGVMSQADFLSAGHIVMQPPNGGESFAQRAFNGLGIKLRIEVTTFFFASLPLLVRGSRRIGLVQRSLAQVLSKLGGVRIVEPPFPLPALQQSLQWHSYRTRDPALSWIREQLHETVRVIAEDRAAEGMDHVR; via the coding sequence ATGCGTTTCAAGAACCTTGATCTGAACCTGCTGGCGGCGCTCGATACGCTGATCCGTGTCCGCAATGTCAGCCGTGCGGCCGAGCAGATGTTCATCACCCAGTCGGCGATGAGCAATGCGCTCGGACGACTGCGGGACTATTTCGACGATCCGCTGCTCATCCAGGTCGGGCGATCCATGGAATTGTCGCCACTGGCCGCATCGCTCGAACAGCCGGTGCGCGACATCATCGTCCGGATCGAGGCCGCGGTCGTTTCAACCCCGTCGTTCGCTCCTGAGGACTCGAGCCGGAGCTTCAGCTTCATCGTGTCGGACTACACCGTCCTGACCATCATGCCGGCGTTTCTCCAGCGTCTGCAGGAACGGGCGCCCGGCATCCAGATCGAATTCAAGCCGCAGCAGAACTATCCGCACCTCCTGCTGGAACGTGGCGAGGCCGACCTGTTGATCGCGCCCACCCTCTTCTGCTCCACCCATCATCCGATGGAAACGCTGCTCGAAGACAGGCTCTGCTGCGTCGTCGATGCGGACGGGCCGTTTTCCACGGGCGTGATGTCGCAGGCCGACTTCCTTTCCGCCGGCCATATCGTGATGCAACCGCCCAATGGCGGCGAGAGCTTCGCCCAGCGCGCTTTCAATGGCTTGGGCATCAAGCTCAGGATCGAGGTGACCACCTTCTTCTTCGCGTCGCTACCGCTGCTCGTGCGTGGAAGCCGAAGAATCGGTCTGGTGCAACGGAGCCTGGCGCAGGTACTGTCGAAACTCGGCGGCGTCAGGATCGTGGAGCCACCGTTTCCGTTGCCCGCGCTGCAGCAATCGCTGCAGTGGCACAGCTACCGGACACGCGATCCGGCCCTCTCGTGGATACGCGAGCAGCTCCACGAGACGGTCCGCGTGATTGCTGAGGATCGCGCGGCCGAGGGCATGGATCATGTGAGGTGA
- a CDS encoding prolyl oligopeptidase family serine peptidase translates to MFKYFPSNYVWNLSVDLSIEMGARMGEIEEMCAPLQDAAKAPDAAGTQAFRETWVRMADKLVSLADEDEARGRLISAGDKLIRAANYMLTAERLLAHGSEGRVALYQRFLATFERGLVLSGSPCRRVQIPYEGTHLSALHVPAEGVEGPAPLLVQVNGLDSTKEMKFLVGLPGWLAKRGVASLIVDQPGTGEALRLQGLTARFDSEHWASRVVDWLEGRPEVDPSRIGMEGVSLGGYYCPRAVAFEPRFACGVVWGANHDWRDVQKKRLAREGNFPVPHYWSHVMWVWGAQDMDEFMRIAENVHLDGILDRIRVPFLVTHGEKDSQIPLQWAHATYDQLVNSPRRELKIFDARTGGVQHSSFDNSANAGAYIADWVAETLGGRTVAEQAA, encoded by the coding sequence ATGTTCAAATACTTCCCGAGCAACTACGTCTGGAACCTGTCGGTCGATCTGTCGATCGAGATGGGCGCCCGGATGGGAGAGATCGAGGAAATGTGCGCCCCGCTGCAGGACGCGGCCAAGGCGCCGGATGCGGCCGGAACCCAGGCCTTCCGCGAAACCTGGGTCAGGATGGCGGACAAGCTGGTATCGCTTGCCGACGAAGACGAAGCCAGGGGTCGGCTGATTTCGGCCGGCGACAAGCTGATCCGTGCCGCCAACTACATGCTGACCGCCGAGCGCCTGCTGGCGCATGGTTCGGAGGGGCGCGTGGCGCTTTACCAGCGCTTTCTCGCCACCTTCGAGAGAGGTCTGGTGCTTTCCGGCTCGCCCTGCCGCCGGGTGCAGATCCCTTACGAGGGAACGCATCTTTCGGCGCTCCATGTGCCCGCAGAAGGTGTCGAGGGACCCGCGCCGCTGCTGGTCCAGGTCAACGGTCTGGACAGCACCAAGGAGATGAAGTTTCTCGTCGGCCTGCCGGGCTGGCTGGCCAAGCGCGGCGTGGCCTCGCTGATCGTCGACCAGCCGGGCACCGGCGAAGCGCTCCGCCTGCAGGGGCTCACCGCCCGCTTCGACAGCGAGCACTGGGCCAGCCGCGTCGTCGACTGGCTGGAGGGCCGGCCGGAGGTCGATCCCAGCCGCATCGGCATGGAGGGCGTGTCGCTGGGCGGCTACTACTGTCCGCGCGCGGTCGCCTTCGAGCCGCGGTTCGCCTGCGGCGTCGTCTGGGGTGCCAACCACGACTGGCGCGACGTGCAGAAGAAGCGCCTCGCCCGCGAGGGCAATTTCCCGGTCCCCCACTACTGGAGCCATGTCATGTGGGTCTGGGGCGCCCAGGACATGGACGAGTTCATGCGGATTGCTGAAAACGTCCATCTGGACGGCATCCTCGACCGGATCCGCGTGCCCTTCCTGGTGACCCATGGCGAGAAGGACAGCCAGATCCCCCTGCAGTGGGCGCATGCCACCTACGACCAGCTGGTCAACAGCCCGAGGCGCGAACTGAAGATCTTCGATGCGCGCACCGGCGGCGTGCAGCATTCGAGCTTCGACAATTCCGCCAATGCCGGCGCCTACATCGCCGACTGGGTCGCGGAAACCCTGGGCGGACGCACGGTCGCGGAGCAAGCAGCATGA
- a CDS encoding EthD domain-containing protein, which translates to MTIKTMICGRRRPGQTLGEHRAHMKDHHGRLVLDYVAREPSQAPRRYVQNHVFDGIYFGGDRQPKALSLGLDFVTEVWFPDMAAAKSSRETPFYLEQLQPDEPRMVDASCVFGLPVTEETILPPGVRDGAVKVFLFWFNHAPDAKTVPDAANGADFGLFGQCRNLPLFPGPVQAVDEFWLPDEVAGLAFAQACRDAAPSLAPADTRYCLAIAREHVLHAG; encoded by the coding sequence ATGACGATCAAGACCATGATCTGCGGTCGGCGCCGTCCCGGGCAGACGCTGGGCGAACACCGTGCCCACATGAAGGACCATCACGGCAGGCTGGTGCTGGACTATGTCGCCCGCGAGCCGTCCCAGGCGCCGCGCCGCTACGTCCAGAACCATGTCTTCGACGGCATCTATTTCGGCGGGGACAGGCAGCCCAAGGCCCTCTCGCTCGGCCTGGATTTCGTCACCGAGGTCTGGTTCCCGGACATGGCGGCGGCGAAATCCTCGCGCGAGACGCCCTTTTATCTCGAGCAACTGCAGCCGGACGAGCCCAGGATGGTGGATGCCTCCTGCGTCTTCGGCCTGCCGGTCACCGAAGAGACGATCCTGCCACCGGGCGTGCGGGACGGCGCCGTGAAAGTCTTCCTGTTCTGGTTCAACCATGCACCGGACGCCAAGACAGTGCCCGATGCCGCCAATGGCGCGGATTTCGGCCTCTTCGGTCAGTGTCGGAACCTGCCGCTGTTTCCGGGGCCGGTCCAGGCCGTCGACGAATTCTGGCTGCCGGACGAGGTCGCCGGGCTTGCCTTCGCGCAGGCCTGCCGCGACGCCGCACCGTCGCTCGCTCCCGCCGATACGCGCTACTGCCTGGCGATCGCCCGCGAACATGTTCTCCACGCAGGCTGA
- a CDS encoding VOC family protein has translation MNIIGPDYLVFGVDDVAACCEYLAAFGLKPMDVTAAGGLFEALDGTGIIIRHTSDPSLPAPLPTSNRLRQQVYGVRCAEDLDAIEAELSRDRRVVRLSDGSIELKDDHGFELKFQVTIRRELVMPAEKINAPGAPAQRKPNEIGVWEDMPALPRTLSHVVLFVPDTDIAARFYCDRLGFVITDTLTGAGPFLRSKANDDHHTLFFIRTPEYMKGCEHLAFHMGGPTELMVAGTRFVKKGYQSFWGPGRHKFGSNWFWYFNSPLGCHFEYDADMDKHDDSWIAREAPMGAEASQIVLFEMREKWAPTGGPPPGAKG, from the coding sequence ATGAACATCATCGGGCCTGATTATCTGGTCTTCGGCGTCGACGATGTCGCCGCCTGTTGTGAATACCTGGCGGCCTTCGGCCTGAAGCCGATGGACGTGACCGCTGCCGGCGGCCTGTTCGAGGCGCTGGACGGCACGGGCATCATCATCCGCCACACGTCCGATCCTTCGCTGCCTGCACCGTTGCCGACGTCGAACAGGCTGCGCCAGCAGGTCTATGGCGTGCGCTGCGCCGAAGATCTGGACGCGATCGAAGCGGAGCTTTCCAGGGACCGCCGGGTGGTACGCCTGTCCGACGGCTCGATCGAGCTGAAGGACGACCATGGCTTCGAGCTGAAGTTCCAGGTCACGATCCGCCGCGAACTCGTCATGCCCGCGGAAAAGATCAATGCGCCGGGCGCGCCGGCGCAACGCAAGCCGAACGAAATCGGCGTCTGGGAAGACATGCCGGCGCTGCCGCGCACGCTCAGCCATGTCGTGCTGTTCGTTCCCGATACCGACATCGCCGCCCGGTTCTATTGCGACCGCCTCGGCTTCGTGATCACCGACACGCTGACCGGGGCCGGGCCCTTCCTGCGCTCGAAAGCGAACGACGACCACCACACGCTCTTCTTCATCCGCACGCCCGAATACATGAAGGGGTGCGAGCACCTGGCCTTCCACATGGGGGGTCCGACCGAGCTGATGGTGGCGGGAACGCGCTTCGTGAAGAAGGGCTATCAGAGTTTCTGGGGCCCCGGCCGGCACAAGTTCGGATCCAACTGGTTCTGGTACTTCAACAGTCCGCTCGGCTGCCATTTCGAATATGACGCCGACATGGACAAGCACGACGACAGCTGGATCGCGCGCGAAGCGCCGATGGGCGCCGAGGCCTCGCAGATCGTGCTGTTCGAGATGCGCGAGAAGTGGGCCCCCACCGGAGGTCCGCCGCCCGGCGCGAAGGGTTGA
- a CDS encoding Rieske 2Fe-2S domain-containing protein, whose amino-acid sequence MQSATRKLHYVCRSDEIGEAEAKGFGPFDGARRKIVLIRRRGVLHAWLDACPHYAAGTPMAWKTDAYLNGEKTHLTCHSHGALFEIDTGQCVLGPCLGQKLTAVDIAVSDEGEVFVAAPAEEETP is encoded by the coding sequence ATGCAGAGCGCCACGCGAAAACTCCACTACGTATGCCGGTCCGACGAGATCGGCGAGGCCGAGGCGAAAGGCTTCGGCCCCTTCGACGGAGCGCGCCGCAAGATCGTCCTGATCCGGCGCCGGGGCGTTCTGCACGCCTGGCTCGATGCCTGCCCGCACTATGCCGCCGGCACGCCGATGGCCTGGAAGACCGATGCCTACCTGAATGGCGAAAAGACCCATCTGACCTGCCACTCGCATGGCGCGCTGTTCGAAATCGATACCGGCCAATGCGTTCTTGGGCCCTGCCTGGGACAGAAGCTGACAGCCGTGGATATTGCCGTGAGCGACGAAGGAGAGGTGTTCGTCGCCGCGCCCGCAGAGGAGGAGACCCCATGA
- a CDS encoding FAD-dependent oxidoreductase, with protein sequence MNSSIKVLVIGGGFAGMTAALQLSRQGFAVDLVEIDAGWRSYGAGISLHGSTLRVLRDLGLIDRFFEEGFVSDGVQMRGPDDAVLVTLPTPRVAGPDIPGGGGIMRPALARIFSEAVRSSATRVRLGLTFTDIVQGEDGVRVTLSDGSADTYDLVVGADGLYSAVRAKIFPEAPKPRFIGQSVWRAVLPRPEGIDTVAMWMGPKLKVGLNGVNQDQAYLFLTEDRPTNDFVPPEVLVETLRGLLERFPSPIIRRIASELSYEHQIIYRPLQQMLLPRPWFKGRVVLIGDAVHATTPHLAAGACIGIEDAMVLAEELGRGSDVGAALAAFEARRWERCRMVVENSGQLADIEIHGGSREAHAAIMQASMKTLAEAI encoded by the coding sequence ATGAATTCCAGTATCAAAGTGCTTGTCATCGGCGGCGGCTTCGCCGGCATGACCGCGGCGCTGCAACTGTCCCGCCAGGGCTTCGCGGTGGATCTGGTCGAGATCGACGCAGGGTGGCGCTCCTATGGCGCCGGCATCAGCCTGCACGGCTCGACGCTGCGGGTGCTGCGGGACCTTGGCCTGATCGACCGGTTCTTCGAGGAAGGCTTCGTCAGCGACGGCGTGCAGATGCGCGGGCCGGACGACGCCGTGCTGGTCACGCTGCCGACCCCGCGCGTGGCCGGCCCCGACATCCCCGGCGGGGGCGGCATCATGCGTCCGGCGCTCGCCAGGATATTTTCCGAAGCCGTGCGCTCTTCCGCCACCCGGGTTCGCCTGGGCCTCACCTTCACCGACATTGTGCAGGGCGAGGACGGCGTGCGCGTCACCTTGAGCGACGGCAGTGCGGATACCTACGATCTCGTCGTCGGTGCGGACGGCCTGTATTCCGCCGTCCGCGCCAAGATCTTTCCCGAAGCGCCCAAACCCCGCTTCATCGGCCAGTCGGTCTGGCGCGCCGTGCTGCCAAGGCCGGAGGGCATCGACACCGTCGCCATGTGGATGGGCCCGAAGCTCAAGGTCGGCTTGAACGGCGTCAACCAGGACCAGGCCTACCTGTTCCTGACCGAAGACCGCCCCACCAACGACTTCGTTCCGCCGGAGGTGCTGGTGGAGACCTTGCGGGGCCTGCTGGAGCGCTTTCCCTCGCCGATCATCCGCAGGATCGCGTCTGAGCTGTCCTACGAACATCAGATCATCTACCGCCCGCTCCAGCAGATGCTGTTGCCCAGGCCCTGGTTCAAGGGCCGCGTGGTGCTGATCGGCGATGCCGTGCATGCCACGACACCGCACCTGGCGGCCGGCGCCTGCATCGGCATCGAGGACGCCATGGTGCTGGCCGAAGAACTGGGACGAGGCAGCGATGTCGGTGCCGCGCTTGCCGCATTCGAAGCAAGACGCTGGGAGCGCTGTCGGATGGTGGTCGAGAATTCCGGCCAACTGGCCGACATCGAGATCCATGGCGGCAGCCGCGAGGCGCATGCCGCGATCATGCAGGCGTCCATGAAAACGCTGGCGGAAGCCATCTGA